A genome region from Carcharodon carcharias isolate sCarCar2 chromosome 17, sCarCar2.pri, whole genome shotgun sequence includes the following:
- the cdk1 gene encoding cyclin-dependent kinase 1, translated as MEDYVKIEKIGEGTYGVVYKGRHKTTQQIVAMKKIRLESEEEGVPSTAIREISLLKELQHPNIVCLQDVLMQDARLYLIFEFLSMDLKKYLDSLPTRQMMDQMLVKSYLYQITQGIAFCHSRRVLHRDLKPQNLLIDSKGIIKLADFGLARAFGVPVRVYTHEVVTLWYRAPEVLLGSARYSTPVDIWSIGTIFAEMATKRPLFHGDSEIDQLFRIFRTLGTPNNEIWPEVETLPDYKNTFPKWKAGSLSQVKNIDLNGLDLLAKTLIYDPARRISAKEALRHPYFDDLDKSSLPANIQRN; from the exons GTACCTATGGGGTTGTTTATAAAGGGCGCCATAAAACAACGCAGCAAATAGTGGCCATGAAGAAAATCCGTTTGGAGAGTGAAGAGGAAGGTGTTCCCAGCACTGCAATCAGAGAGATTTCCCTTTTAAAGGAGCTACAGCATCCTAATATTGTATG TCTTCAAGATGTGCTAATGCAAGATGCAAGGCTGTACCTTATATTTGAATTCCTTTCAATGGACCTGAAAAAATATTTGGATTCCTTACCTACTCGTCAGATGATGGACCAAATGCTAGTTAAG AGTTACCTGTACCAGATCACACAGGGGATTGCCTTCTGTCACTCAAGAAGAGTTTTGCACAGAGACTTAAAACCTCAGAATTTGCTGATTGACAGTAAAGGCATTATTAAATTGGCTGACTTTGGACTAGCTCGTGCCTTTGGTGTCCCTGTCAGAGTTTATACTCATGAG GTGGTGACGCTGTGGTACCGAGCTCCTGAAGTACTCCTGGGTTCTGCTCGTTATTCTACACCAGTAGATATCTGGAGTATTGGCACAATATTTGCTGAAATGGCTACTAAAAGACCCCTCTTCCATGGGGACTCTGAGATTGATCAGCTCTTCAGGATTTTCAG GACTTTGGGTACACCAAACAATGAAATCTGGCCAGAGGTTGAGACATTGCCAGATTACAAGAATACCTTTCCCAAGTGGAAAGCTGGAAGTTTGTCACAAGTGAAGAATATTGATTTAAATGGCCTTGACCTGCTAGCG AAAACATTGATTTATGATCCTGCCAGAAGAATCTCTGCAAAGGAAGCTTTACGTCACCCGTATTTTGATGACTTGGATAAGTCCAGCCTTCCTGCCAATATACAAAGGAATTAA